Proteins encoded within one genomic window of Amycolatopsis sp. 2-15:
- a CDS encoding alpha/beta hydrolase produces the protein MPKIDVTFDSAGVRLAGHLHLPAEAGGPSAAVVVGHPASGVKEQAAGLYAARLAERGFVTLAFDAAYQGESGGEPRGLEDPAQRVEDFKAAVSFLTTRSEVDAERIGELGICASGAYVLSATGSDRRVKAVATVSAVDMHRQFRFGADGTQDPAVFEGMLGAAAQARTATAAGEKPAPLTLFPETVEQARALGGEHGAEGFEYYRTARGHHLRSAEFFDWTSIDKFATFDTFAAVPLIGSRPLLMIVGTRAVTAWMSIEAFQRATGPKELHHVEGASHVDLYDKEQYVAPAVDKLSAFFTESL, from the coding sequence GTGCCGAAGATCGACGTCACCTTCGACAGCGCCGGCGTCCGGCTCGCCGGCCACCTCCACCTCCCGGCCGAGGCCGGTGGCCCGAGCGCGGCCGTGGTCGTCGGTCACCCCGCCAGCGGGGTGAAGGAGCAGGCCGCCGGCCTCTACGCGGCGCGCCTGGCCGAACGCGGGTTCGTGACGCTGGCGTTCGACGCCGCCTACCAGGGCGAGAGCGGCGGCGAGCCGCGTGGCCTGGAAGACCCGGCCCAGCGCGTCGAGGACTTCAAGGCCGCCGTGTCGTTCCTGACCACCCGTTCCGAAGTGGACGCCGAGCGCATCGGCGAGCTCGGCATCTGCGCGTCCGGCGCCTACGTGCTCTCGGCCACCGGCAGCGACCGCCGCGTGAAAGCGGTGGCCACCGTCAGCGCCGTCGACATGCACCGCCAGTTCCGCTTCGGCGCCGACGGCACGCAGGACCCAGCCGTGTTCGAAGGCATGCTGGGCGCCGCGGCCCAGGCCCGCACCGCGACCGCTGCCGGTGAGAAGCCCGCGCCGCTCACGCTGTTCCCCGAGACCGTCGAACAGGCCCGCGCTCTCGGCGGGGAGCACGGCGCGGAGGGCTTCGAGTACTACCGCACCGCGCGCGGCCACCACCTGCGCTCGGCCGAGTTCTTCGACTGGACCAGCATCGACAAGTTCGCCACGTTCGACACTTTCGCCGCCGTGCCGCTCATCGGCTCGCGGCCGCTCCTGATGATCGTGGGGACGCGCGCGGTCACCGCGTGGATGAGCATCGAGGCCTTCCAGAGGGCCACCGGCCCCAAGGAGCTGCACCACGTGGAGGGCGCGAGCCACGTCGACCTCTACGACAAAGAGCAGTACGTGGCCCCAGCGGTGGACAAGCTGTCGGCCTTCTTCACCGAGAGCCTCTGA
- a CDS encoding LysR family transcriptional regulator, which translates to MEFRHLEGFLAVAEELHFGRAAARLHRTQPSLSQQLQRLERTLEVQLVDRTSHEVRLTSAGRAFEVDARAIMAQAQKAADSAREAAAGRTGTVRVGYNFPAGRHILPATMAMMHTQHPQLSVKLEEKRTGAQLTALAEGELDVALVYGHPVTSDFRHRRLMSLPMIAIVGQGHRWAGRPGVPFAELARQACILFSRDKCPAMYDAIMTAAERASVRLSVAHVVDDPVATGILVSVKPLVGFASVSRGIFGIGTAGGVRPTWVQLYDPVPMIDLYAVWREGDGPHGPRTAFLDCLEAAGPFEAPAREEARIA; encoded by the coding sequence ATGGAGTTCAGGCATCTGGAGGGCTTTCTCGCCGTCGCCGAGGAGCTGCACTTCGGGCGGGCGGCGGCGCGGTTGCACCGGACGCAACCGTCCTTGAGCCAGCAGCTGCAGCGGCTCGAGCGGACGCTGGAGGTCCAGCTCGTGGACCGGACGTCGCACGAGGTGCGGCTGACCTCGGCCGGGCGGGCGTTCGAGGTGGACGCCCGCGCGATCATGGCGCAGGCGCAGAAGGCGGCCGACTCGGCCCGCGAGGCCGCCGCGGGGCGGACGGGAACGGTCCGCGTCGGCTACAACTTCCCGGCCGGGCGGCACATTCTGCCGGCGACGATGGCGATGATGCACACGCAGCACCCGCAGCTGTCGGTCAAGCTGGAGGAGAAGCGCACCGGGGCGCAGCTCACCGCCCTGGCGGAGGGGGAGCTCGACGTCGCGCTCGTCTACGGGCACCCCGTCACCAGCGACTTCCGCCACCGGCGGCTGATGAGCCTCCCGATGATCGCCATCGTCGGGCAGGGGCACCGCTGGGCCGGCCGCCCGGGCGTGCCGTTCGCCGAGCTCGCCCGGCAGGCGTGCATCCTGTTCTCCCGCGACAAGTGCCCGGCGATGTACGACGCGATCATGACCGCGGCCGAGCGCGCGAGTGTGCGGCTCAGTGTCGCGCACGTGGTCGACGACCCGGTGGCGACGGGCATCCTCGTCTCGGTCAAGCCGCTGGTCGGCTTCGCGTCGGTGTCGCGCGGCATCTTCGGCATCGGGACCGCCGGTGGCGTGCGCCCGACGTGGGTCCAGCTCTACGACCCGGTCCCGATGATCGACCTCTACGCCGTCTGGCGCGAGGGCGACGGGCCCCACGGGCCGCGCACCGCGTTCCTCGACTGCCTGGAGGCTGCCGGGCCGTTCGAGGCGCCCGCGCGGGAGGAGGCGCGCATCGCGTGA
- a CDS encoding LysR substrate-binding domain-containing protein has translation MEYRHVLAFLAIADELHFGRAALRLHLTQPSLSQQLQRLECTLGVELVARTTHEVHLTRAGQAFEVEARELVRLVEQAGRPARKAAAGRSGTIRVGYNFPAAQHVLPSVMEKMQADRPDVAVVLEEKRTGPQLQALERGALDVALVYGRPATAKFRYRRLMRLSLVAVVRQRHKWAGRPGVPFAELAGQPCVLFERELCPAMYDAIVRAADEAGIGLDVVHEIDHPATTEILVTARSLVGFASISRAMLAGAVAGGARTVAVPLYDPVPAVDLYAVWRDDQDDRLRDSFLECLDAAGPFSSPPAHKSIRS, from the coding sequence ATGGAGTACCGGCACGTGCTGGCCTTCCTGGCGATCGCGGACGAGTTGCACTTCGGCCGCGCCGCCCTGAGGCTGCACCTCACGCAGCCATCACTGAGCCAGCAGCTGCAACGTCTCGAGTGCACCCTCGGCGTGGAACTGGTCGCGCGGACGACCCACGAGGTCCACCTGACTCGGGCGGGGCAGGCGTTCGAGGTCGAGGCGCGTGAGCTCGTGCGCCTGGTCGAGCAGGCCGGGCGACCCGCCCGCAAGGCGGCCGCCGGTCGCTCCGGCACGATCCGCGTCGGCTACAACTTCCCCGCGGCGCAGCACGTGCTGCCGTCGGTCATGGAGAAGATGCAGGCCGACCGCCCCGACGTGGCCGTCGTACTGGAGGAGAAGCGGACCGGGCCGCAGCTCCAGGCGCTCGAGCGCGGCGCGCTCGACGTGGCGCTGGTCTACGGCCGCCCGGCCACGGCGAAGTTCCGCTACCGGCGTTTGATGCGGCTTTCGCTTGTCGCCGTCGTGCGGCAGCGGCACAAGTGGGCCGGGCGCCCCGGAGTGCCCTTCGCCGAGCTGGCCGGTCAGCCGTGCGTGCTGTTCGAACGGGAGCTGTGCCCGGCCATGTACGACGCGATCGTCCGGGCCGCCGACGAGGCAGGCATCGGGCTCGACGTCGTGCACGAGATCGATCACCCGGCTACGACCGAAATCCTGGTGACGGCGCGATCCCTCGTGGGTTTCGCGTCCATCTCGCGGGCGATGCTCGCCGGTGCCGTCGCGGGTGGCGCGCGGACGGTCGCGGTTCCGCTCTACGATCCGGTGCCCGCCGTCGACCTTTACGCGGTGTGGCGTGACGATCAGGACGATCGGCTGCGGGATTCGTTTCTGGAATGTCTCGACGCCGCCGGCCCGTTCTCCAGTCCGCCGGCACACAAGTCGATCAGATCATGA
- a CDS encoding carbohydrate ABC transporter permease, translated as MVDFVPGASSRLRALPGHLALGALGVLCVFPIYWLYATSLRRPDQVLSLSPIPWPLSLGNYAEAIQLVDIPQLLINTTLVALLTALGQLLTGLLAAYAFAGWNFPLKRLCYLLFVGTWLVPFQVTMLPNYVLLLQLGLLNTLGGVVVPNLCSALGVILLRQHLDGFPKELLEAAKMDGRSSWRTLWTVVVPNLRAPLAALAILLFVTAWNEYFWPAMVLQRSNDVLQLGLRSFMISEGGQGTYWGPLMAVAGLACLPIFALYLVLRRHIVNAFVRSGLK; from the coding sequence ATGGTGGATTTCGTTCCGGGTGCGAGCTCGCGTCTGCGGGCCCTGCCCGGGCACCTGGCGCTCGGCGCGCTGGGCGTGCTGTGCGTGTTCCCGATCTACTGGCTCTACGCTACCTCACTGCGCCGGCCCGACCAGGTGCTGTCGCTCTCGCCGATCCCGTGGCCGCTGTCGCTCGGCAACTACGCCGAGGCGATCCAGCTGGTCGACATCCCGCAGCTGCTGATCAACACGACGCTGGTGGCACTGCTGACGGCGCTGGGCCAGCTGCTCACCGGGCTGCTGGCGGCATATGCGTTCGCCGGGTGGAACTTCCCGCTCAAGCGGCTGTGCTACCTGCTGTTCGTGGGCACCTGGCTCGTGCCGTTCCAGGTGACGATGCTGCCCAACTATGTGCTGCTGCTGCAGCTGGGCCTGCTCAACACCCTCGGCGGCGTGGTCGTACCGAACCTTTGCTCGGCCCTGGGTGTGATCCTGCTGCGCCAGCACCTCGACGGCTTCCCCAAGGAGCTCCTGGAAGCGGCCAAGATGGACGGTCGCTCCTCCTGGCGTACCTTGTGGACGGTCGTGGTGCCCAACCTGCGCGCCCCGCTGGCCGCCCTGGCGATCCTGCTGTTCGTCACGGCCTGGAATGAGTACTTCTGGCCCGCGATGGTGCTGCAGCGCAGCAACGACGTGCTGCAGCTCGGGCTGCGCAGCTTCATGATCAGCGAGGGCGGCCAGGGCACGTACTGGGGACCGCTGATGGCGGTGGCCGGCCTGGCCTGCCTGCCGATCTTCGCGCTGTATCTGGTGTTGCGCCGTCACATCGTGAACGCGTTCGTGCGGTCCGGGCTGAAGTGA
- a CDS encoding carbohydrate ABC transporter permease, with protein sequence MFVEIPAPVVVVPSRVARPALARRLLRGAPPYLYLLPALALLVIWTYRPLVQTAQLSFFSWNLLPTQPATPVGLDNYVRLFQLPAVGQSALRTLEVIGGLIPFTLLVPVLVGLLGQRVRGRARAVYQALVFAPLLVAPVASATVWEWLLEPSGGAVNRVLGTHVNWLHDITWAQPAIILVTGWHLIGFAVLVVSAGLSNINSDYTEAAMIDGASRGQITRWITLPLLSPTLVFLALMTALLSAQWTFPLIDTITQGGPSGATTNVYYLLWDYSFHTFDAGLGTAAGMVLFVVFGIVAAGLVLLSEKLSVHDD encoded by the coding sequence ATGTTCGTCGAAATCCCGGCGCCCGTGGTGGTGGTCCCGTCGCGCGTGGCCCGGCCGGCCCTTGCGCGGCGGCTGCTGCGCGGGGCGCCGCCGTACCTCTACCTCCTGCCGGCGCTGGCCCTGCTGGTGATCTGGACCTACCGGCCGCTCGTGCAGACAGCGCAGCTGTCGTTCTTCTCCTGGAACCTGCTGCCCACGCAGCCGGCGACTCCGGTGGGGTTGGACAACTACGTTCGGCTGTTCCAGCTGCCCGCCGTCGGCCAGTCGGCGCTGCGGACCCTGGAGGTGATCGGGGGCCTGATCCCGTTCACGCTCCTGGTCCCCGTGCTCGTCGGTCTGCTCGGGCAGCGCGTGCGGGGCCGGGCGCGGGCGGTGTACCAGGCGCTCGTGTTCGCTCCGCTGCTGGTCGCGCCGGTCGCGAGCGCGACCGTGTGGGAGTGGCTGCTCGAACCGTCGGGCGGCGCGGTGAACCGCGTGCTGGGCACGCACGTGAACTGGCTGCACGACATCACGTGGGCGCAGCCCGCGATCATCCTCGTGACCGGGTGGCACCTGATCGGGTTCGCGGTGCTCGTGGTGTCGGCGGGGCTGTCGAACATCAACAGCGACTACACCGAGGCGGCCATGATCGACGGCGCCTCCCGCGGCCAGATCACCCGCTGGATCACGCTGCCGCTGCTGTCGCCGACGCTCGTGTTCCTGGCGCTGATGACGGCGCTGCTGTCGGCGCAGTGGACCTTCCCGCTGATCGACACGATCACGCAGGGCGGCCCGTCGGGCGCCACCACGAACGTCTACTACCTGTTGTGGGACTACAGCTTCCACACCTTCGACGCCGGGCTCGGCACGGCGGCGGGAATGGTGCTGTTCGTGGTGTTCGGCATCGTCGCCGCGGGGCTGGTGCTGCTCAGCGAGAAACTGTCCGTCCACGACGACTGA
- a CDS encoding metallophosphoesterase, which produces MRPAPPELTLIQLSDPHICADGALLHGAVDTFATLDTALGTIRSSRARVHGLLLTGDLANEGKPESYRRLASALVPAAAELGAEVVYAMGNHDERAAFRRELLPGSPDPMAPVDSVHWIEGVRVVVLDSSTPARPDGRLEPAQLEWLRDELASPAPRGTLLVVHHPPLPSPVPSAHLLRLHNADELAAALAGTDVRMIVTGHAHHTGCGSLAGIPVWVGPALAYRSDPLPPPGRMRGRVGAGISRIDLIDGTFVATAVELGDAPVVYDEDKEERVRYALDKFFKDE; this is translated from the coding sequence GTGAGGCCCGCGCCGCCCGAGCTGACCCTGATCCAGCTGAGCGATCCGCACATCTGCGCCGACGGCGCGCTCCTGCACGGGGCCGTCGACACCTTCGCCACGCTGGACACCGCGCTCGGGACGATCCGGTCGTCCCGGGCGCGGGTCCACGGCCTGCTGCTCACCGGCGACCTGGCCAACGAGGGCAAGCCCGAGTCGTACCGCAGGCTCGCCTCGGCGCTGGTCCCGGCAGCGGCCGAGCTCGGCGCGGAAGTCGTGTACGCCATGGGCAACCACGACGAGCGCGCCGCGTTCCGCCGGGAGCTGCTGCCCGGGTCGCCGGATCCGATGGCCCCGGTGGACTCGGTGCACTGGATCGAAGGCGTCCGGGTCGTCGTGCTGGACAGCAGCACACCGGCCCGGCCCGACGGGCGGCTCGAGCCCGCCCAGCTGGAGTGGCTGCGCGACGAGCTGGCGAGCCCGGCCCCGCGCGGCACGCTCCTGGTCGTGCACCACCCGCCGCTCCCCTCGCCCGTGCCGTCGGCGCACCTGCTCCGGCTGCACAACGCGGACGAGCTGGCGGCGGCGCTGGCCGGCACGGACGTGCGGATGATCGTCACCGGCCACGCCCACCACACCGGCTGCGGGTCGCTGGCCGGGATCCCGGTGTGGGTCGGGCCCGCGCTGGCGTATCGGTCGGACCCGCTCCCGCCGCCGGGGCGGATGCGCGGGCGCGTGGGCGCGGGGATCAGCCGCATCGACCTGATCGACGGGACGTTCGTCGCCACGGCGGTCGAGCTCGGCGACGCGCCGGTGGTGTACGACGAGGACAAGGAGGAACGCGTGCGCTACGCCCTGGACAAGTTCTTCAAGGACGAGTGA
- a CDS encoding ABC transporter substrate-binding protein has translation MRVPRSRAGGLLALAALLGVSACGVGTPTASQPSTVAQAPQLAPGQQVSIVFESYNFGLAGTWTDTFNELIGQFEKKFPNIKVTPQKPNGSDPNPAHNSTSSVQTEIAAGNPPDVAQLGFDTLAFASGQLGAQPLDDLFGKSEVDSEFGGQFPYANAIRAIGNVDGKTYGVPFVLSTPVLYYNAALFKQAGLNPDKPPKTWAEVQQDGAKIKQATGKDGAYADCLVRSASDWCFQSLVRSAGGRVLSQDRKQLTYDQAPTVQAVKQMQDMVTSGAMPKLSQVQATAAFPRGDLGMMLESSAAQGGYLKGAQGAGWELRAAPMPSFADKPTVPTNSGAALYVFSKDPVKQRAAWELIKFLTSPQAYDVITSKIGYLPLRLGLLDDPAHLKPWADKNPMIKPNVAQLQHVEPWVAFPGTNFQQIRDTMMDAVEKSVFQGADPQSSLTAAAKQTAALLPGGGK, from the coding sequence ATGAGAGTCCCCCGTTCCCGCGCCGGCGGCCTGCTCGCGCTGGCCGCGCTGCTGGGCGTGTCGGCGTGCGGCGTCGGCACGCCGACCGCCTCGCAACCGTCCACTGTGGCCCAGGCCCCGCAGCTGGCCCCCGGCCAGCAGGTCTCGATCGTGTTCGAGAGCTACAACTTCGGCCTCGCCGGCACCTGGACCGACACGTTCAACGAGCTCATCGGCCAGTTCGAGAAGAAGTTCCCGAACATCAAGGTCACGCCGCAGAAGCCCAACGGCAGCGACCCGAACCCGGCCCACAACTCCACCTCCAGCGTGCAGACCGAGATCGCCGCCGGCAACCCGCCGGACGTCGCGCAGCTCGGCTTCGACACCCTCGCCTTCGCCTCGGGCCAGCTCGGCGCGCAGCCGCTCGACGACCTGTTCGGCAAGAGCGAGGTCGACTCCGAGTTCGGCGGGCAGTTCCCCTACGCGAACGCCATTCGCGCCATCGGCAACGTCGACGGCAAGACCTACGGTGTGCCGTTCGTGCTCTCCACGCCGGTGCTCTATTACAACGCCGCGCTGTTCAAGCAAGCCGGCCTGAACCCGGACAAGCCGCCGAAGACGTGGGCTGAGGTCCAGCAGGACGGCGCCAAGATCAAGCAGGCCACCGGCAAGGACGGCGCCTACGCCGACTGTCTCGTGCGCTCGGCGAGCGACTGGTGTTTCCAGAGCCTCGTGCGCTCGGCCGGCGGCCGAGTGCTGTCGCAGGACCGCAAGCAGCTGACCTACGACCAGGCGCCGACCGTGCAGGCCGTGAAGCAGATGCAGGACATGGTCACCTCGGGTGCCATGCCGAAGCTCAGCCAGGTGCAGGCCACCGCCGCGTTCCCGCGTGGCGACCTCGGCATGATGCTGGAGAGCAGCGCCGCGCAGGGCGGCTATCTCAAGGGCGCCCAGGGGGCCGGCTGGGAGCTGCGCGCCGCGCCGATGCCCAGCTTCGCGGACAAGCCGACCGTGCCGACCAACTCCGGTGCCGCGCTGTACGTCTTCTCCAAGGACCCGGTCAAGCAGCGCGCCGCGTGGGAGCTCATCAAGTTCCTGACCAGCCCGCAGGCGTACGACGTGATCACCAGCAAGATCGGCTACCTGCCGCTGCGCCTCGGCCTGCTCGACGACCCGGCCCACCTCAAGCCGTGGGCGGACAAGAACCCGATGATCAAGCCCAACGTGGCGCAGCTACAGCACGTGGAGCCGTGGGTCGCCTTCCCGGGCACCAACTTCCAGCAGATCCGGGACACGATGATGGACGCCGTCGAGAAGTCGGTGTTCCAGGGCGCGGACCCGCAGTCGTCGCTCACCGCCGCGGCGAAGCAGACCGCCGCGCTCCTGCCCGGCGGCGGCAAGTGA
- a CDS encoding ABC transporter ATP-binding protein → MGHIRIRGATKRFGAVTAVDGVTLDIADGEFLVLLGPSGCGKSTLLRAFAGLAPLTAGQLELDGRDITHTPPRERDLAMVFQSYALYPHLSVERNIGFPLRARRESRKDVQRKVGEVAASLELSELLQRRPRELSGGQRQRVALGRALVRDPGAFLLDEPLSNLDAKLRASTRYELVELHRRLGTTFVYVTHDQVEAMTMATRIAILNQGRLEQVGTPAEVYDEPASAFVAGFLGSPPMNLFPATVVSRGGELVAVAPGLEVPLGHRGELTDTEVVLGIRPEHLRPHGPRPALHGVVQLLENLGGEEIAHLTVGSARLCLRGPRPLGLEPGDEVGLATEPAHVHVFHHTTGRRLRWQDDHADAALPSEETEQGVPA, encoded by the coding sequence GTGGGCCACATCCGGATTCGGGGAGCAACCAAGCGTTTCGGTGCCGTGACCGCGGTCGACGGGGTGACGCTGGACATCGCCGACGGCGAGTTCCTAGTGCTGCTCGGGCCGAGCGGGTGCGGCAAGTCCACGCTGCTGCGCGCCTTCGCCGGGCTGGCCCCGCTCACGGCCGGGCAGCTCGAGCTCGACGGGCGCGACATCACCCACACCCCGCCACGCGAGCGCGACCTGGCGATGGTGTTCCAGAGCTACGCGCTCTACCCGCACCTGTCGGTGGAGCGCAACATCGGCTTCCCGCTGCGCGCCCGGCGCGAGTCCCGCAAGGACGTGCAGCGCAAGGTCGGCGAGGTCGCCGCGTCGCTGGAGCTGTCCGAGCTCCTGCAGCGCCGCCCGCGTGAGCTTTCGGGCGGGCAGCGCCAGCGCGTCGCCCTCGGGCGGGCGCTCGTGCGCGACCCCGGCGCGTTCCTGCTCGACGAACCACTGTCCAACCTGGACGCGAAGCTGCGGGCCTCCACCCGCTACGAGCTCGTGGAGCTGCACCGCCGGCTGGGCACCACGTTCGTCTACGTCACCCACGACCAGGTGGAGGCAATGACGATGGCCACCCGCATCGCGATCCTCAACCAGGGCCGGCTCGAACAGGTCGGTACCCCGGCCGAGGTCTACGACGAGCCGGCGTCCGCGTTCGTCGCCGGGTTCCTCGGGTCCCCGCCGATGAACCTCTTCCCCGCCACCGTCGTCTCGCGCGGCGGCGAGCTCGTCGCGGTCGCGCCCGGGCTCGAAGTCCCGCTCGGCCATCGCGGCGAGCTGACCGACACCGAGGTCGTCCTCGGCATCCGTCCCGAGCACCTGCGCCCGCACGGCCCTCGGCCCGCTCTGCACGGTGTCGTGCAGCTGCTGGAGAACCTCGGCGGCGAGGAGATCGCCCACCTCACCGTCGGCTCCGCGCGCCTGTGCCTGCGCGGCCCCCGTCCACTCGGCCTCGAGCCCGGCGACGAGGTCGGGCTCGCCACCGAACCCGCCCACGTCCACGTGTTCCACCACACCACCGGCCGTCGCCTGCGCTGGCAGGACGACCACGCCGACGCCGCCCTCCCCTCCGAAGAAACCGAACAAGGAGTTCCCGCATGA